A stretch of DNA from Myotis daubentonii chromosome 12, mMyoDau2.1, whole genome shotgun sequence:
GGCATAGCCACTGATAAGTCCAAACCCAAGGGGACTCTTTTGGGTAATTCACAGGCTGCCACCAAGGAAAGTAGAGCTGAAAACGTCAACTGGGAAGGGCTGGATCATTCATAGGAGCACAAAGAGGGTGAGGAGGGTTCTCCCACCAGGGATGAATGAGGCACATTTACAGGCCAAGACCAGAACTGAGCAGGAGAAGCCTAAAGCAAGTGCGAGCCGTGAAGCTGGAAGAAGTCTTTAAGTTTAGTGAGAGTTGATAGTGTCTTCAAATATGCACAGAGCTCAGCTTCCAGGGTCTGGAGAAATGAGATGGCATCCAGGAGCTGCAAGTCCAGGGGTTGGCCACAGAGCAGGTGGGCCGAGGCAGAGAGCTGCTGTCAACTGGCACCATCTCAGTTTGGCCAATGGAATCATGACTTGGGGGCAGTGGTCCTTTAACTTTGTTAAGGTATTGAGAATCTGAGGAAAGCCATAAAACGTTGCCCCCTAACGCCCCagaaaaacacagacacacatatacagGCAACATTTTGCATATGATTTCAGGGAGTCCATGGACCCCCACTGGAGAACTAACTGCTTTAGGGCAAGGGTGTCAACCTGAGTAAAGTCACTGATACAAAATTATCTTTACACTGCTTGTATTTCCTGACTGTTCCCATTTTGTTGTTCCCTAATATTTAGAATgttgtgaaatttatttttaatgggagCCAAGGAAAAGGGGTCCAGCCTGCACTCGAGCCAGAGAAAGAGAGCAGCTGTGCATGGCAGTGGTGGCAGCCAGGAGGCAAAAACAAACTGAAATATGGGGTCACCTGtcctgctacccttcccactcAGAAGGCCTCTTTGGGAGTGTTTCTCAACTCAAGAGAAGGGTGGTGAGAAGTGATTGCGGGAGTGGGGGTagttgtttatttccttttagaaAGCCATTCCTTCACTGGCTATAGGGTCTAAAGTTCTGCAGTCaatcccccaccccaaccttaCCCCTCCTTACCCCGATGAatacacctgagcaacagccctgTCATTCATGCACATTTGGCAGGTGTCCTATGAACACTCTTATACACATGCTCTTTCATGGAAGAAGGAAAAGTGGGGTGGAAGGGGATCATGCACTCTCCACAGAATTAGACTAACTGGAAGAATCAGCAAAACCACTCCAAGGACTCAGTGCACATTAGCTTCCAAGCACCTCCATAGCCCCTCCTTCTGGCCAGGGTCCAACCAGAAGAAAAAGTCATAGTTATGTCCTATGCCCCTCCCCAAATTTATGGGCCCAAAATCATGGGCCAGGACTGAAGGGGTTACCGGGGTTCAGAGAGCAGGGATGGGAAAAGCCCTGATTCACTGCAGAGAGAAGTTCTGATCTCTCATGGGAATCAGGAATCAGGACACAGACAAAGGCCTGGCCTGGAACCCATCTAGGACCAGAGAGGGCTGACACTGAAGTCAAGTGATCACTCAAAGGCCAAAGAGAACTCAGAGGCCATGATGGTTTTCCAGGCCCCGTGACCCCAACATCTCAATGGTCACTCCATTCCAGTGACCCCAACATCTCAATGGTCACTCCATTCCAGTGGCCAGTCATGCACTAGTGGTCACTTTCCCAGCCCTGGATTGGTGTTTTATCACATGTGGCCGGAGGAGCCCCAGTTAACTGATTATGGGCTAGGCTCGGGCAAGGATCAAGCATAAAAGGTGGAGGGAAGCCACCAAAGCCACTGCCCCTCTTGCCTACAGCCAGAGGCAGCCGCTCATcttcaggagagagagggaggatccTGGCTGTGGCTTGTGGTCCCAGATGGCGGCGCCCCCGGGTCCGAGCCCACCTTGTTTCTAGCCAGAAGTTCCCTCTGTCGCTGTTGCTGCTGATATCGACATATCAGGAAGAGAGACAGGGATGCTGCAAGAACCCCCAGTAAGAAGCCACCCAGTCCAGTCCCCATAGTGAGGGACCGTCTCCAGGGGACCAATTGGCTGCCCCATACCAAGCTATAAGCCGCTACCACAcgggcagcccctccctcctgacATTCACAAGAATAAGCACCCATGGCCCCTGGGGTTACCACCACCTCAAGCCCTTCCTTCCTGGGGGTAAAAGCAGTCACTCCACTGGGCTGGTGCCACACACAGGATGCCCAGGCTGAGTTTGGGGAACATGGCAAGACCACATGTGCAGCTGTAGCCACAAGAACTTCAAACACTACAGGGTGTTCTGCAGAGAAACAGCAAAGGCATAAAAGAGAGTGAGACTATAGTCCGGGGGGTAGAAGGCTGATGAAGAGAAACATACAGGAATATCAGATTTGAGAAGGAACCATGGGGGCAAAGCTAAAAGGAGATTCCCCAAAAGGGTAAGGCCCAGGTCACTGGCTACCATATCCTCCAGGATCCAACTTTCAAAGTGGGTCCAAAATGGACAATTTTCTAGCCTCTTTCCACCCAACTCCACCCACATTTCCCTAAGCCAGACAGACCTCCAGGCTCTTTAGGACACAAAGAAGAGACATCCGCTGACTCTATGTCTTGGACCAGCCTACAAAGAAGAGAATATTTGATAAATCCAGTGTCAATATTCCCTTCTATACTCCTCAGTGCCACAGAACATTCACTCACTCGTTATATCTCCCATTATCTCATTAATCACTCCTGGAATTATCAGTCAACATtctcatcattaaaatttcccCCAATACTCCTCATGACAATTAACATGTCAAATTCTACATATGTTCTAGCAGACCATAGAAAATTAAATCTGCCCTAGGTCTGTTGGAAGAATGTTTGGTggtgtgctttaaaaaaacattggAACCTTCCAAGAAATATGGCTGACTGTCCACACCATGagatttctctggaaaaaaatattaaaactacatGGTggtctgggtgtttttttttctgttaaaagaaAGTGAGGACTTCTCTATGAAAGTTAATCAAAATTCTGTGAGGGTCAGTGAGATGACTTTGTTTCATAATGCTGCTCATCTCTATATAGGAACTGTTTCATCAACAACTGTTGGTACCTACTGGCCTCTAACAGATCTGTTACAAATCATACAATCTTGGTACTTTCAGGATTTCAGTGGGCTGTGTCTGACAGAAGGACAGCAAGACAGGCTGCTTACTCTGAACTTCCTGGCACCActaccagagggagggagggaagccagggagACCTCTAGTGGGCTGTCAGTGAAGACCAGGTGGAACACACAAAGCTTCAACCAATAGTAGATTCCATTTGAGTGTGAATTCCTTCAACATGAATTGGAGCCCCTGAAATAAGCTCTGAGACTAGTATGAATATGTTAAAGTCTCTGGGTAAAACCAAGTTTGCTTAGTCTAGCTGACAGTGGGGAACATGGGAAGGCCATAGATGTGGCTATAGCCACAGGAACTTCATGGTCTATGTTTTCTCCCTTATATGAATTAAGGTATGAAGGGTAGAGTGCACAGAAGTACCAGCTTGGTCATTTCTCACATTACTAAGAAGTATACTGGCATGTATGCATACCCCACATCctacacacacatagatatatATGTGGAGGAGACCCCAAGGCTCCAGTACACAGGATATCCAACACcaattaaattcttattttaatgaatactaaaacaataaaggaaagaataaagcaCTTGTTTTCATGTGAGATGTGTCAAAGTTCTCCCAAGAGAAACTAAAATACCAGATCAAAGTTCTTAACCAAAATCAATTCCCAAAAAACAAGTACTTTTACTTCTAAAATATTTGTAAGATTGGGATTTAGTAATATGCACAAATATACAGTAAATTAACTGGGCTTCAAAATAGGAATTCATGAAGTCAGTCTCAAAAAATACTTTCCAagcaatcaattaaaaattactcATTTGAAAGGAATCTCAACTAAAGATTAAGAGACTTAAGAAACATATCAACCAATTACAACTGATGGACATTATTTTGATCCTGACTTAAGCAAACTATCTTTAAGTATATGCAATTGGGAAAATCAGACATTGATTAGATAGTTGATGACATTGAAAAAGTGAGTTTGCAGTATGATAATGATAATatggttacattttttaaaagcctttctGTGTTAGAGATACACACAGAAAGATTTAGGGATGAAGCGATATGATGTCTAAGATTTTCTTTAAACAATTGGGAGTGAGTGAAGATAGTGATCAAGCAAGACTGGTCAGTTGGTGGATGTTGATGCTGAGTGATAGATACATGGAAATTCATTATACTATATAGTTTTTGAATGTTTGAAATTTAAGAGAGTTCTTATCTGATAcagatatataatgaaatattgtaGATGAATATAATGTTAGGGATATGCTTCAATGTGGCACATGATTTTAAGTGAACTGTTGAGTGGAAAATGGATGATGGGATTCCCAAATGGACAAAGCAAGACCAATTTGGAGGTTATTGGAgtaatccaattaagaaataatGATGGCTAGGAAAAGAGTGATAGCAGTAGAGAAGGAAAGAAGTTGCTGTGGACAGAGGATATAACAGATGGAGCTAGAGTCAGTACCAAGCGCAATATAGTGTGGGCAATTTCCGGCTTGAGCAACTGGATTCACAGAGGTCCCTTCAGAGAACCATATGAAAGAACGAGAAAACAACAGTGCATGCTAAGACCTGCTAAATTTCAGCAGTTTATAAAGCATCCAAGTAGGCAGTTGGATAAGAAATTGTGTAGCTCAACTACAGATACACCTGTAGTTGTCAACAACACTCAGTTGGTGTTGAAAATAATGGGAAGAATATCACCTAGAGAGTGTGTAGATGTGTAAAATGATAGACTGAACCATGAGAAATATCAAAATTCAGAAAATGCATGGAAATGAATGAGTAAAGGGAGATGGCTGGTGAGACACGGAGGAAAAGTGGAAGAATGCAGAGTCCTAGAAGGCAACAGGAAAGAGTATTtcaaggcaggaaggagggagtgtGCATCTGTGGAAACACTTCTAGGAGCTATTATAACATGAAAACTGAGCAGTGTATGGCAACATGAAAATCAGTCACATGGTCTTGGGCGGGTCCAGCAAAGTGGCAGTAACATGGATAAGGCCGCATAATGGACAAACAGATGAGTTAGTAGGGACTGACAAACACAGTGACACTAAAAGAAACACACATGGCTGCATGAACAGATCAGAAACAGGCAGATATATGGAGAGGTCAGAGCTCTGTGACAGCAGGCAAGAGGCCAGGGCAGCCACACTCACCCTCCATGCTCGTCAGCATGGGCCACACACGCATATAGCCGGAAGCTCCAGGCACAGACAGGGTCTTGGGCCAGGATGCACTCTGAGCAGCTCTGGAGACGTCCACAGTTGGTTGTGTTCACTTGTATTACCTCATTATGGGAGCCAACCAGGAGCCAGCTCTAGAGAAAGTGAGTAAAAAAGAGGACTATGCTGCATCTCCCAGATTTCGTGGTCACAAGCTAGCTCAGATGTCTCCCCACCAGACGCCCCAAAATCTATGACTCACTTGACACAATTTCAAATTCTCAACTGGCTGTGGCTCTCGGAATAAGGCCAGATCCTCAAGGACACTGAGCTTGGCTCCAATCCGCACAGCTCTGTGGAGGTGTCCATCCTCTAGGAAGCAGGCAGAGGGCACGACACAATGACACACTGTACCTGTGCCTGGGACTCTCAAACCTGTAAGTATACAACCCTCTCTTTGACAAACGCATGTGTGCACGGGATGGGCAATGTACTTGGCTCCTAAACATACCTGTCCCCAGGTAGAGCACATCATACTCTTTCCCTGACAGGCTGGCCACCCTGTGGGCCACAACTCTGAGATAGACTGTATCTGTAGTGATCAGCAGGGAGTGGCCATCAGCTGGAAGCACTGGCCTGTACATGAGGGGGTGATCCCGGATGAAGGTGAGCACATGGtcaggcaggaagagtgatgaGTTAAACTGCTGGAATTTCGTGTTATTAGCGATACACTAGGGAAAAAAAGGATAGGTGACAACATTTCCCAGGGGCCCGGAAGTATCCATGATGCTTACTTGGGCTCTTGATCTAATGAGGCGATTCTGCCATGGGGTGAAGAGCAGCCCCAGACCCCTTACCTCTCCAGGTCTGGGCTGGGGTACCTCACTCTCCGTGACAGGCTGTCCCCTGTTGCAGACATCTTTCAGCTCTCTGAAGGGACCATTAAGCACTGTCCGAATGTCTTGTGGTCGGAAGGAACAGACAGCCGAGATGGAAGCCTCCTCCCTGGAAGAGACACAGGTTGGAGCCAGATATCAGAAGAGCATTAGGGAACAACTCACGCCCTGTCAAATGAGATGACTCATAAGAAATGCATAGGAGCCATGCAGCCGGCTCCTGGGAGAAGCCACCCCCTCTGTAAGAAACAGAACTGAAAGGTGCCAGCCCCATGTATCTCCCACCCTGTAATTCTCCTCCACACCAGGACCCCCTCACCACTGGGAGAAAAAGATGCCATAAAAGAGGGGGGCCTCCACTCCAGTCTCAGGTCGAAGAATAGCCATGTCCTGcaggacactagaggcccggccaTTTACAGACCCTGGACACCGCAGGTCAGCCCTCAGAAAGGTCGTCCACCTCTTTTGGAGGATCCTCCGGCCCCCAAGGTCTCCCTGGGGTGACAAGAGCATGGGCATTTCTCTTTAGAAGACAAACATTATAGCGAGAATGTAGAAACCAATACAAGTATCCCCAGACAAAGACagatggagagacagacacataaaAATTCAATGTAGAGATACAGAGTTAGCAGTAGGAAATGATACATGGGTAGATAGGGTCAAATGACGGGGACTAAGTTCATTGTTGCACTTACGAAGTACTATACTAtgtgctttacatacattatcccATTTAGGCCTCAAACAACCCTTAAAACTAGGCATTATCAATATCCTCATCTATAAGGATGCTAAAGAACCTGCCCCAAATCACAGAGGCAGGAAGTAGTGGAGCAGGGTCTGGAACCCAGGTCTGTCCACAATTCCCACCTTTCACCTCTACACCTCCTAGGTATACTGTCACAAGGGTAGTCATGGAGTTAAAGGAGCTAGAGCCCTTTCCCCATACTGTTCAAGCTCCCAGAAAATAAGTCAAGACAGGGAAAATGGAGACAGAGGAGAAATGTAAAGACGGAGAcccagagaagaaaagacagagaccAGGCAGAGCAAGAGACAAGAGACAGACAGCTGGATTGAGAGTCTCACCGCACACACACGGGCCACCCGAGGAACTTCAAGGTGCTCGTATGAGTCAAAGGCTTGAGAAGTCTCCGTAAAGAAGAAGTAGATTTCCTTGTCTCCATCTTCATCTCCCCACTCAGCTGGCCTCAAGGCCATGGCAGCAACAAAGGCTGGATCTGGGGAGACCTGTGGCCTCAGATCCCACAGACTCAGTGTGGggccacccagcctccacccaccctctctgtccccagagtacccctcttcctctccccaccttcaAACCAGTATTCCTCTGTCAGAATCCAATcctcagcagggcccacagtccggGAGATAATCGACTCTGTCCCCAGGAAGTTTCTCACAGTGGCAGCATAGAGAACCCCCCctgcagggagacagggaggagatgAGCTGTGAGACCTGTTGAAGGAAGCAAAAGGGGTCACAGGCAGAGCAGGGATAAAGCAGGGGCAGGAAGCCTCAGGGGCTGAAGGCCCATTAAGTACAGGGCACTGCTAAGCACAGGAGAGGATCCCCTCATTTAAAATCATCCTggatgggagaaaccaagatggcggcataggtaaacactgaaattgctgcctcctacaacaacttcacaaatacaacaaaaagacaaaacggacatcatccagaactacaggaaggctggctgagtggaaattctacaactagaaggaaagagaaaagcatactgagagtcaggagctgcagaagtgcaaaggtacggaggctcgagagcaAGCGCGCGCGCGCCCGTgccagctgtctttttgaatcgggagggagtcacaagctcccgactgctctgaactccagctctgggaagtctctggggacccaggactcatacggggagaaactggactgtctggcagcaggcagaactcggaactcgagggcggctttccctcaaaGGTgattgcagcaattaaattaccaggacactgagatgctaggccccttagggcagggctgaggatctgccatagctgcttgctccgccctgttgattccttgagaccccgccccacccaggctgccacagaggattttgcatatgaatgccctggccctttgcaacctgaaaattacctaacaaattacagctgagcctgacagacccagaacttccaagagaaggcccaaggccccacagcagcttgcattgctttacagctgggcctcatctgggcacctccaaactccaaaaaaagaaggggaatctgcagatcttttcgtagcacctgctgggtaacctcaggcagagactaaattagcacctccttagatccaagagccagtgtacccagtggtcagagtgggaccatccagattacaactcctcagatccataagggacacactcagggggcagactcagtgagcaccaaagccccactgaagcaagtcttgccccagaagggtgtcttcagcacagaagttctcccactgcagacacagctgattctcactgccaattggcctggaggtcaattcctcccagtgatacctacaacaatcaaggcataactacaacaagactgtgcacaaagcccacaagggggtgcaccaagagtgtccctctcaggtaactggggaggctgagccactgggccctataggacacctagcacacaaaaccactctaccaacacagggaagcataaaaaatgcggagacaaagaaacaggtcacaaatgacagaaatggaggaaagcaaaagacTGGATATAGAAagcaaaaccacgtttataaggtttttcaagaattttctggaaacagccgataaatttagtgagaccctggaggatatgaaaaaagaccaactagaaattaagcatacactgactgaaataaagaataatatacagaggtccaacagcagacaagaggatcccaagaatcaagtcaacgatttgaaatacgaagaaacaaaaaatacccaaccgatgaagcaaaaagaaaaaagaatccaaaaatatgaagatagtgtaaggagcctctgggacaacttcaagcgtaccaacatcagaattataggggtgccagaagaagggagagagcaagatattgaaaacctatttgaagaaataatgacagaaaacttcccctacctggtcaaagaaatagacttacaagtccaggaaacgcagagaaccccaaacaaaaggaatccaaagaggtccacaccaagacacatcataattaaaatgccaagagcaaaagacaaagagagaatcttaaaagcagcaagagaaagaaagtcagttacctacaaggggatacccatacgactgtcagctgatttctcaacagaaaccatgcaggccagaagagagtggcaagaaatattcaaagtgatgaatagcaagaacctacaaccaaggttactttatccagcaaagctatcattcagaattgaaggtcagataaagagcttcacagataagaaaaagctaaaggagttcatcaccaccaaaccagcattatatgaaatgctgaaaggtattctttaagaagagggggaagaaaaaggaactcttaccatttgccacagcatgaatggaactggagagcattatgctaagtgaaataagccagtcagagaaggataaataccacatgatctcactcatttgtggaatataatgaacaacataaactgatgaacaaggactgatccagagatggagaggcattgattggactgtcaggccttggagggaaggtaggggagggtggaggcaagggggaaagatcaaccaaaggacttatatgcaagcatataggcctaaccaatggacacatacaacaggggggtgagggcatgagtgggggaggcggtggggggtagggggtaacatggggataaggacacatatgtaacatcttaatcaataaaaaatatatttaaaaaaaatcatcctgGATATAAAGTGCTCCAGGGCAGAGTGGGGAACCAGTGTTTAGAGGAAAGTGACAGAATGTTAATGTATATGAAGGGAGAATGAAAGCTGCCCTAGTATCCTgaacagtgtggctcaatgggtgagcatcgacccatgaaccaggaggtcacagttcaattcctgaggaGGGCActtgcctggcttgtgggcttgatccccaatagggcacatgcaggaggcagccaatcagtgtttctccctcatcattgatgcttctagctctctctccctctctcccttcctctctctgaaaccgaTATATATAGAAGAAAGATACCCTTGTGGAAATCAGGCTGTTTGGTTGGTTTGCTTGTGTTGTCTTTGTTTTAGGGATTTCTCTAccctgtaatatgctaattatactgctACTCTCCAGGAAGGAGGTTTGCTTTGCAGCAAGTCCTAGTCTTACTTAAGTTCTCCCCCTGTGGTAAATGTCTGAAGGAACTAGCATTCTTTCTGAACATTAGTGGGTGTACACTGCTCTGGAAGTAGTCACAACTTTAGGGAATACTCCATCATTTGGGGAGTTGATCAAGATGCAGATTCCTGGGAGAGAAGGGAGTGGTGCAGCTCTGGGCTGAATGTGAGAGCATTATAGCCACTTGGAGTACCACTGCCAAGGGCTCAGACATGAGCCAGATAAAATGATTTGGGGGCGTAAAAGGTCACAACCCCCTCCTCAGATTTTTGTGTATCACAGGGGACGGCAGTTCTGGGGAGAACAGAGTGGCCTTACTTTATCACTTACTACATACAAGGCACTGTGCCAGGTTTAAGCACATCAATGCCCCCAGGAACCCTCATCTGAGTCTGTTTAATCAGGTGGATACCAAGAGGTGGGGATGCACAGACGTGTGCAGGAGCACAGAGGACAGCCCAGCCACATCTGACTGGGTAGCAGTATCTCAGAGGTGACACTTGAGCCAGGTCTGAAGAATGAGCATTTGCCAGGTAGAAGGGCTTCAGGGAGGACCATAAACATGTGGGAAGGAGAATGTCATGTTTAGGTATGTGGGCTACTCCCCAGGCTGAAGTGCCGATGGGATACAGGAGCTGACAGGCAAGCGAGCAGAGGTGCAGTTGGAGGTGCAGAGATGGGCACCCAATTATGATGACTCTGCTCTGCCAAAACCAGGAACGTGGACTTGATCTTACAGGTAACACCAAAACTGCAGAGATTTTCTTGAAGACAGGTGACTAATAATCAGTTTCAGTTTTTAAGAAGATAATGCTACTTACGAGGCCATTCACACAGTGCAGGCAAGAGTAGAGTGCCTGAATTAAGGCAGGGGCAGAGGAAATGAAGGGACTGGACTTGGGAGATATTTCTGAGGTAGAGTCCATTAACAAGgtttgaaaatcaatggagaagaTGGCAGTGGAATAGGCAGATGCTTCCCAAGGCTTGTCCCGGAGCAAacagaatgagcagctgaaactaagaACACCCATCCCGAATTGACAAAgtatactcagctggtgagacagtttgcagctgggaagggcagagttcccctggaaaggtaaaaaccagggatctgggcaggaaagtttgccagacctccgagcccagagggtcagagggagaccgcgggACACACAGCTGcgtctcttgggacaggcacagcccctgactgtggaaaggagatccaCGGGACTGTTGGCGCCTGGGGATTTGATATCTGGGTTCCGTAattacggaggactgagcctaaagggagCAGCCTGAAGCGATGACCAGACCAcacagtgccggtaagagaggagcttacagagactcagccttccccgtttctaCAGCcagcatttatttgtttgttttctttttctttttttttttttttcctggatctttattttatttatttattttt
This window harbors:
- the LOC132213957 gene encoding LOW QUALITY PROTEIN: semaphorin-4F-like (The sequence of the model RefSeq protein was modified relative to this genomic sequence to represent the inferred CDS: inserted 2 bases in 1 codon), translating into MPALAAPLHQDPRPPPGSHFPLLLLAVLSSPVCGLVPRSVPRTSLPVSEADTYLTRFSDPETYNYSVLLVDPDSHTLYVGARDTIFALSLPFSGERPRRIDWMVPEGERQNCREKGKVEDECHNFVQILAIANDSHLLTCGTFSFDPKCGFIAVSSFQQVEGIESGRGKCPFGPAQRSAAVIVGGVLYAATVRNFLGTESIISRTVGPAEDWILTEEYWFEDPAFVAAMALRPAEWGDEDGDKEIYFFFTETSQAFDSYEHLEVPRVARVCAGDLGGRRILQKRWTTFLRADLRCPGSVNGRASSVLQDMAILRPETGVEAPLFYGIFFSQWEEASISAVCSFRPQDIRTVLNGPFRELKDVCNRGQPVTESEVPQPRPGECIANNTKFQQFNSSLFLPDHVLTFIRDHPLMYRPVLPADGHSLLITTDTVYLRVVAHRVASLSGKEYDVLYLGTEDGHLHRAVRIGAKLSVLEDLALFREPQPVENLKLCQSWLLVGSHNEVIQVNTTNCGRLQSCSECILAQDPVCAWSFRLYACVAHADEHGGLVQDIESADVSSLCPKEPGEHPVVFEVLVATAAHVVLPCSPNSAWASCVWHQPSGVTAFTPRKEGLEVVVTPGAMGAYSCECQEGGAARVVAAYSLVWGSQLVPWRRSLTMGTGLGGFLLGVLAASLSLFLICRYQQQQRQRELLARNKVGSDPGAPPSGTTSHSQDPPSXSPEDERLPLAVGKRGSGFGGFPPPFMLDPCPSLAHNQLTGAPPATCDKTPIQGWESDH